A window of Tautonia plasticadhaerens contains these coding sequences:
- a CDS encoding Gfo/Idh/MocA family protein: MGRKLRVGMVGGGGPANFFGGPHRRGILIDNSAELTAGALRSNPDDAIASARDLFFTRGYGDWRSMIAEEAKRDDGIDYVTIVTPNDAHFGPAVAAAEAGMGVLCEKPLVMNLDEARTLHQAVKTAGVPFVVAYTYTAFPMVMMARHMVADGKVGEVRKVEAWYPQGWLAGSRESTADAAGQKQASWRVDPSKSGASGCGGDIGTHAYEFVRFVAGLTATRVRARLKTFVPGRALDDDFTVLADLDNGGVATIAASQVTIGAQNDNGFRVVGTEGTLEWSITDHNNLKYYRAGEPVHVYRLGGMYNYFPSTITPFIRVPEGHPEGFHEAMANLHRCLEWQIRAKLGEQVPDHMHLPGIADGVAGMAFLDAAVRSGRQDGEWVDVEPVG; the protein is encoded by the coding sequence ATGGGTCGCAAGCTGCGCGTGGGGATGGTGGGGGGCGGCGGGCCGGCGAATTTCTTCGGGGGGCCGCATCGCCGGGGCATCCTGATCGACAACTCCGCCGAGCTGACCGCCGGGGCCCTGCGGTCGAACCCCGACGACGCGATCGCCTCGGCCAGGGATCTGTTCTTCACGCGGGGATACGGCGACTGGCGGTCGATGATCGCCGAGGAGGCGAAGCGGGACGACGGCATCGACTACGTGACGATCGTCACCCCCAACGACGCCCACTTCGGCCCCGCCGTGGCCGCGGCCGAGGCCGGCATGGGGGTGCTCTGCGAGAAGCCCCTGGTGATGAACCTCGACGAGGCGAGGACGCTGCATCAGGCGGTGAAGACGGCGGGCGTCCCGTTCGTGGTCGCCTATACGTACACGGCCTTCCCGATGGTGATGATGGCCCGACACATGGTCGCCGACGGCAAGGTGGGCGAGGTCCGCAAGGTCGAGGCGTGGTACCCCCAGGGCTGGCTGGCCGGCAGCCGGGAGTCGACGGCCGACGCCGCGGGGCAGAAGCAGGCGTCCTGGCGGGTCGACCCGTCGAAGTCGGGCGCCTCGGGCTGCGGCGGCGACATCGGCACCCATGCGTATGAATTCGTCCGGTTCGTCGCCGGCCTGACCGCCACCCGGGTCCGGGCCCGGCTGAAGACCTTCGTGCCCGGGCGGGCGCTGGACGACGACTTCACCGTGCTGGCCGACCTGGACAACGGCGGGGTCGCCACCATCGCCGCCAGCCAGGTGACCATCGGCGCCCAGAACGACAACGGCTTCCGGGTCGTCGGCACCGAGGGGACGCTGGAGTGGTCGATCACCGATCACAATAACTTGAAGTACTACCGGGCGGGAGAGCCGGTGCATGTCTACCGCCTCGGTGGTATGTACAATTATTTCCCCTCGACGATCACCCCGTTCATCCGGGTCCCCGAGGGGCACCCGGAGGGGTTCCACGAGGCGATGGCGAACCTGCACCGCTGCCTGGAGTGGCAGATCCGGGCGAAGCTGGGGGAGCAGGTCCCCGACCACATGCACCTGCCCGGCATCGCGGACGGCGTGGCCGGGATGGCCTTCCTCGACGCGGCCGTCCGGAGCGGCCGGCAGGACGGCGAGTGGGTCGACGTCGAGCCGGTGGGCTGA
- a CDS encoding nucleoside hydrolase yields MLTTLLPLILMTAPQTPADAGPVRLIFDTDLGNDVDDALALGLIHALQSRGKCELLAVTVTKDHELAAPLVDAINHFYGRGSIPIGVVRDGATPDQGKFLGLATEMGPGGGPRYPHDLRSGNDAPEAVTLLRRVLAGQPDGSVVIAQVGFSTNLARLIESAPDDASPLSGRELVSKKVRLLSIMAGAFAPVDGQERFGEYNVVEDLDAARSLVQGWPTPIVFSGFEVGNAITYPAASIERDFSYVDRHPIAEAYQGYEPTPHERPTWDLTSVLYGVEPDRGYFDLSPPGRVVVDDDGHTRHLADPEGPHRYLIASASQVVRVREAFAQLVSQPPDAREGR; encoded by the coding sequence ATGCTGACCACCCTCCTCCCCCTGATCCTCATGACCGCCCCGCAGACCCCCGCCGACGCCGGTCCGGTCCGGCTGATCTTCGACACCGACCTCGGCAACGACGTGGATGACGCGCTGGCCCTCGGCCTGATCCACGCGCTCCAGTCCCGGGGCAAGTGCGAGCTGCTGGCCGTCACCGTGACCAAGGACCACGAGCTGGCCGCCCCGCTGGTCGACGCCATCAACCATTTCTACGGCCGGGGATCGATCCCGATCGGCGTCGTCCGGGACGGTGCGACCCCCGACCAGGGCAAGTTCCTGGGCCTGGCGACCGAGATGGGACCCGGCGGCGGCCCCCGCTACCCGCACGACCTCCGCTCCGGCAATGACGCCCCGGAGGCCGTCACCCTGCTGCGACGAGTCCTGGCCGGTCAGCCCGACGGCTCGGTGGTGATCGCCCAGGTCGGCTTCTCGACGAACCTGGCCCGGCTCATCGAGTCGGCCCCCGACGATGCCTCGCCGCTCTCCGGCCGGGAGCTAGTCTCGAAGAAGGTCCGACTGCTCTCGATCATGGCCGGCGCCTTCGCCCCGGTCGACGGCCAGGAACGGTTCGGCGAGTACAACGTCGTCGAGGATCTCGATGCCGCCCGGTCCCTCGTCCAGGGCTGGCCGACGCCGATCGTCTTCAGCGGCTTCGAGGTCGGCAACGCCATCACCTATCCGGCGGCGAGCATCGAACGCGACTTCTCCTACGTCGACCGCCACCCGATCGCCGAGGCCTACCAGGGCTACGAGCCCACGCCCCACGAACGCCCGACCTGGGACCTGACCAGCGTGCTTTATGGCGTCGAGCCGGATCGGGGCTACTTCGACCTCTCTCCCCCGGGCCGGGTCGTCGTCGACGACGACGGCCACACCCGGCACCTGGCCGACCCGGAGGGGCCGCACCGCTACCTGATCGCCTCGGCGTCGCAGGTGGTCCGGGTCCGGGAGGCGTTCGCCCAGCTCGTCAGCCAGCCGCCCGATGCGAGGGAGGGCCGCTGA
- a CDS encoding four-helix bundle copper-binding protein, producing MQRRDLLSTLGLGAAALTVTGRSALAGSQAQGDVHAHDEGVSVMEVCAKYCNEAALHCLTQLSKGEGDAAYHAQAHEITVACQEFCHLSAQLMARHSSLAGVAHEANAKACDACAEVCEKSDEAIMKECAEQCRKCAEHCRSLATDGHQHG from the coding sequence ATGCAACGCCGGGATCTGCTCAGCACCCTCGGCCTCGGGGCCGCCGCCCTCACCGTGACCGGACGATCCGCCCTGGCCGGCTCCCAGGCGCAAGGCGACGTTCACGCCCATGACGAGGGCGTCAGCGTCATGGAAGTCTGCGCCAAGTATTGCAATGAGGCCGCCCTGCACTGCCTCACTCAGCTCAGCAAGGGGGAGGGGGACGCGGCGTACCACGCGCAGGCCCACGAGATCACCGTGGCTTGCCAGGAGTTCTGCCACCTCTCGGCCCAGCTGATGGCCCGTCACAGCTCGTTGGCGGGCGTCGCCCACGAAGCGAACGCGAAGGCCTGCGACGCCTGCGCCGAGGTCTGCGAGAAGTCCGACGAGGCGATCATGAAGGAATGCGCCGAGCAGTGCCGGAAGTGTGCCGAGCACTGCCGATCGCTCGCCACGGACGGCCACCAGCACGGCTGA
- a CDS encoding S8 family serine peptidase: MPRTAQRSRCAPAVEALEARELLSVLASTPSTSGGPSASALASASTALLVRTVDGVDPAAVQRAYRSLGAYVEQAFPDGPSLLRLSSRSARDAAVGWLNARPWVAYAEADAPLVRSSAARMVPDDPNFSQLWGLDNPDDRDINAPEAWASAGAGAGVVVAVLDTGIDLDHPDLAGRIWVNPVEIPGNGIDDDGNTLVDDVHGWDFVSSSADVRDDNGHGTHVSGTIAATAGNGEGVAGVAFGATIMPLKVLDAEGSGLISDAVDAIYYAASHGARVLNASWGGPGYSKALDDAIRSAGQANPATGSLGAVFVTASGNEAVNNDVRPSYPSNYRYPHTITVAAIDQSGALASYSNYGARTVDLAAPGDRIVSTVPGGYASYTGTSMAAPHVSGAVAIAAAVFPGESAAQLAQRVVSSTRPLPSLGGLVATGGLLDASRIVAPSTPEPTPTPTPVPEPTPVPEPTPVPEPTPTPPASGSIDPLPLAPRPVAGTWTDEQLRASLISSDEFYARAGGTPEAYVSTLYRLVLGREVEPGGLDFWSARLRSGSPRLDVAESILRSDEARRTLVAGWYRGDLGRPGSIADLKADPGVAFWASMLAGGTRPDEVRAAILASPEFFERQGGSAEGLVVGAYRSLLGREPNAATVAAAAAEINGRSWDAPTMILSIQSIEEAARAKVAAWYRSDLGRTASIAELKLDAGVNFWANLLPRG; this comes from the coding sequence ATGCCAAGAACGGCTCAACGATCGCGCTGCGCGCCGGCGGTGGAGGCACTGGAGGCCCGCGAGCTGCTCAGCGTCCTCGCCTCGACCCCCTCGACCTCGGGGGGCCCGAGCGCCTCCGCGCTCGCGAGCGCCTCGACCGCGCTGCTGGTCCGGACGGTCGACGGGGTCGACCCGGCCGCGGTGCAACGGGCGTATCGCTCGCTCGGGGCCTACGTCGAGCAGGCCTTCCCCGACGGCCCTTCGCTGCTGCGATTGTCGAGCCGATCGGCGAGGGACGCGGCGGTCGGCTGGCTCAATGCCCGCCCCTGGGTGGCCTACGCCGAGGCGGACGCGCCCCTGGTGCGGTCGTCGGCCGCCCGGATGGTGCCCGACGACCCGAACTTCTCCCAGCTCTGGGGCCTGGACAACCCGGACGACCGGGACATCAACGCCCCGGAGGCCTGGGCGTCGGCCGGGGCGGGGGCGGGGGTGGTGGTGGCGGTCCTGGACACCGGGATCGACCTGGATCACCCGGATCTGGCCGGCCGGATCTGGGTCAACCCGGTCGAGATCCCCGGCAACGGCATCGACGACGACGGCAACACGCTGGTCGACGACGTCCACGGCTGGGACTTCGTCTCCTCCTCCGCGGACGTTCGGGACGACAACGGCCACGGGACGCACGTGTCCGGGACCATTGCCGCGACGGCCGGCAACGGCGAGGGGGTGGCGGGCGTCGCCTTCGGCGCCACGATCATGCCGCTGAAGGTCCTCGACGCCGAGGGGAGCGGCCTCATCTCCGACGCCGTGGACGCGATCTACTATGCCGCGTCCCACGGGGCCCGGGTCCTCAACGCGAGCTGGGGGGGGCCGGGCTACTCCAAGGCGCTCGATGACGCGATCCGGTCCGCCGGCCAGGCGAATCCGGCGACCGGCTCGCTCGGCGCGGTGTTCGTCACGGCCTCGGGCAACGAGGCGGTGAACAACGACGTCCGGCCGAGTTATCCGTCGAATTACCGATACCCCCACACGATCACCGTGGCGGCCATCGACCAGTCCGGGGCGCTGGCGAGCTACTCGAACTACGGCGCCCGGACGGTCGACCTGGCGGCGCCGGGCGACCGGATCGTCAGTACGGTGCCGGGAGGCTACGCGTCGTACACCGGCACCTCGATGGCGGCGCCGCACGTCAGCGGGGCGGTGGCGATCGCGGCGGCGGTCTTCCCCGGCGAGTCGGCCGCCCAGCTCGCGCAGCGGGTCGTCTCCTCGACCCGGCCGTTGCCCTCCCTGGGCGGGCTCGTCGCGACCGGCGGCCTCCTCGACGCCTCTCGGATCGTCGCCCCCTCGACACCGGAGCCGACTCCGACCCCAACTCCGGTTCCCGAGCCGACCCCGGTTCCCGAGCCGACTCCGGTTCCCGAGCCGACCCCGACGCCTCCCGCCTCGGGATCGATCGATCCGCTCCCGCTCGCCCCGAGGCCGGTCGCCGGCACCTGGACCGACGAGCAACTGCGAGCGTCCCTGATCTCGTCGGACGAATTCTACGCCCGGGCCGGGGGCACGCCGGAGGCGTACGTCTCGACGCTCTACCGGCTGGTCCTGGGACGGGAGGTCGAGCCGGGCGGGCTGGACTTCTGGTCGGCCCGGCTGCGATCGGGATCGCCCCGGCTCGACGTGGCAGAGTCGATCCTCCGGTCGGACGAGGCGAGGCGGACGCTTGTGGCCGGCTGGTATCGCGGCGACCTCGGACGGCCCGGGTCGATCGCCGACTTGAAGGCGGATCCCGGGGTCGCCTTCTGGGCCTCGATGCTCGCCGGCGGCACCCGCCCCGACGAGGTCCGGGCGGCGATCCTGGCCTCCCCGGAGTTCTTCGAACGGCAAGGGGGCTCGGCAGAGGGGCTGGTGGTCGGTGCCTATCGATCGCTGCTCGGCCGGGAGCCGAACGCGGCGACCGTCGCCGCCGCCGCCGCCGAGATCAACGGCCGGTCCTGGGACGCCCCGACCATGATCCTCTCGATCCAGTCGATCGAGGAGGCCGCCCGGGCCAAGGTGGCCGCCTGGTACCGCAGCGACCTGGGACGCACCGCCTCGATCGCGGAGCTGAAGCTCGATGCGGGGGTGAATTTCTGGGCGAACCTCCTGCCCAGGGGATGA
- a CDS encoding serine/threonine-protein kinase, which translates to MSKASADARPQLAGMKFLVEALLDAEGSGKVVRIGDRTQPGRRYALKFINREGPDDDVDLARAKAACEASAKLGHPVPLRYHDFRVKRKWVWFGPGRGELLMEFVPGKAIDAVPDLSLDQLVLIFQKVASGLAHMHRRSVRHGDLAPRRILLTRTGDVKLLGYGLAQVPPALREQYKGERRYMAPEQIRGKILGDRTDVYSLGAVMYHQMTGQPANVGGRSKGDVEKIPLPARLNPAIGASLNNLLVGCLQSDPPKRPETMYEVSQRLDAIVTEMGLDDSLLRGVASTAD; encoded by the coding sequence ATGTCCAAGGCCTCGGCCGACGCCCGCCCGCAACTGGCGGGCATGAAGTTCCTCGTCGAGGCGTTGCTCGACGCCGAGGGCTCCGGCAAGGTCGTCCGCATCGGCGATCGAACCCAGCCCGGCCGGCGCTACGCCCTGAAGTTCATCAACCGGGAGGGGCCCGACGACGACGTCGACCTCGCCCGGGCCAAGGCCGCCTGCGAGGCGAGCGCCAAGCTCGGCCACCCGGTCCCGCTCAGGTACCACGACTTCCGCGTCAAGCGGAAGTGGGTCTGGTTCGGGCCCGGGCGGGGCGAACTGCTCATGGAGTTCGTCCCCGGCAAGGCGATCGACGCCGTGCCGGACCTCTCCCTCGACCAGCTCGTCCTGATCTTCCAGAAGGTCGCCTCCGGCCTGGCCCACATGCACCGCCGCAGCGTCCGACACGGCGACCTCGCCCCGAGGCGCATCCTGCTCACCCGAACCGGCGACGTCAAGCTGCTCGGCTACGGCCTGGCCCAGGTCCCCCCCGCGCTCCGGGAGCAGTACAAGGGGGAGCGCCGCTACATGGCCCCGGAGCAGATCCGCGGCAAGATCCTCGGCGACCGCACCGACGTCTACTCCCTCGGCGCCGTCATGTACCACCAGATGACCGGCCAACCCGCCAACGTCGGCGGCCGCTCCAAGGGGGACGTCGAGAAGATCCCCCTCCCCGCCCGGCTCAACCCGGCGATCGGCGCCTCGCTGAATAACCTTCTCGTCGGCTGCCTCCAGAGCGACCCCCCGAAGCGCCCCGAGACGATGTACGAGGTCAGCCAGCGGCTCGACGCGATCGTCACCGAGATGGGCCTGGACGACTCCCTGCTCCGGGGCGTCGCCTCGACCGCCGACTGA
- the nikR gene encoding nickel-responsive transcriptional regulator NikR, with translation MNDPLVRFSVAIGGDLLEKFDRYREEHRYPNRSEAVRGLMRAALIQDVVNQDQAETVGVLTLVYDHHKAGISDRLNDLQHRHFERVLTTTHVHLDHDRCLEVILLRGPVRLVREMADGLIGTKGVETGRLVLAPASPIGEAGHVHGHGHDHPHRHEHQHGPASGPDGGGGP, from the coding sequence ATGAACGACCCCCTCGTCCGCTTCAGCGTCGCCATCGGCGGCGACCTGCTGGAGAAATTCGATCGCTACCGGGAGGAGCACCGCTACCCGAACCGGTCGGAGGCGGTCCGGGGGCTGATGCGCGCGGCCCTGATCCAGGACGTGGTGAACCAGGACCAGGCCGAGACGGTGGGGGTGCTGACCCTGGTCTACGACCACCACAAGGCCGGCATCTCCGACCGGTTGAACGACCTCCAGCACCGGCACTTCGAGCGCGTGCTGACGACGACCCACGTGCACCTCGACCACGACCGTTGCCTGGAGGTCATCCTGCTCCGGGGGCCGGTCCGGCTGGTCCGGGAGATGGCCGATGGGCTGATCGGCACCAAGGGCGTCGAGACGGGCAGGCTCGTGCTGGCACCGGCGAGCCCGATCGGGGAGGCGGGGCACGTTCACGGCCACGGCCACGATCATCCCCACCGGCACGAGCATCAGCACGGCCCCGCATCGGGGCCGGACGGCGGAGGCGGGCCCTAG
- a CDS encoding Gfo/Idh/MocA family protein, with the protein MGAPTVLNTPPKVALVGGGFIGPVHCETLRRIGVPVVGVLEMTPELGRKTAERLGIPRVFADLDAMLADPEVGAVHIASPNFVHYEQARAALLAGKHVLCEKPLALNSTETGDLAKLSAERPKQAAAVNYNVRFYPLCHEMRARVARGDLGKILSITGSYTQDWLLQATDYNWRVEPDHATNLRAISDIGTHWMDLAQFATGLKIERVMADLAIFHPERRKPVGGSETYSGSAAAERATEPVTIVTEDYGAVVMHWTEGVRGVYHVNQCQAGRKNRLSLEISGTEGSIAWDSETPNRMWIGRRGRPSEAFERDWSIMDPAAADISHYPGGHAEGFPDAFKQLALSFYGWIGGGCSGPAPFPTFADGHHEVQLCEAIASSARGGTWESVAS; encoded by the coding sequence ATGGGTGCCCCGACCGTCCTGAACACCCCCCCCAAGGTCGCCCTCGTCGGCGGCGGCTTCATCGGCCCGGTCCACTGCGAGACCCTCCGACGGATCGGCGTGCCCGTGGTCGGCGTGCTGGAGATGACGCCCGAGCTGGGCAGGAAGACGGCCGAACGCCTGGGCATCCCCAGGGTCTTCGCCGACCTGGACGCCATGCTGGCCGACCCGGAGGTCGGCGCGGTGCACATCGCCTCGCCGAACTTCGTCCACTACGAGCAGGCCCGGGCCGCGCTGCTGGCCGGCAAGCACGTGCTCTGCGAGAAGCCCCTGGCGTTGAACTCGACCGAGACCGGCGACCTGGCGAAGCTCTCCGCCGAGCGTCCCAAGCAGGCCGCCGCGGTGAACTACAACGTGCGGTTCTACCCGCTCTGCCACGAGATGAGGGCCCGGGTGGCCCGCGGGGACCTCGGCAAGATCCTCTCGATCACCGGCTCCTACACCCAGGACTGGCTGCTCCAGGCCACCGACTACAACTGGCGGGTCGAGCCCGACCACGCCACCAACCTGAGGGCCATCTCCGACATCGGCACCCACTGGATGGACCTGGCCCAGTTCGCCACCGGGCTGAAGATCGAGCGGGTGATGGCCGACCTGGCGATCTTCCACCCCGAGCGCCGCAAGCCCGTCGGCGGCTCGGAGACGTACTCCGGCTCCGCCGCGGCCGAGCGGGCGACCGAGCCGGTGACGATCGTCACCGAGGACTACGGCGCCGTGGTCATGCACTGGACCGAGGGCGTCCGCGGCGTCTACCACGTCAACCAGTGTCAGGCCGGTCGGAAGAATCGGCTGTCGCTGGAGATCTCCGGCACCGAGGGGTCGATCGCCTGGGACAGCGAGACGCCCAACCGGATGTGGATCGGCCGCCGAGGGCGCCCGAGCGAGGCGTTCGAGCGCGACTGGTCGATCATGGATCCCGCCGCCGCCGACATCTCCCACTACCCGGGCGGCCACGCCGAGGGCTTCCCCGACGCCTTCAAGCAGCTCGCCCTGTCCTTCTACGGCTGGATCGGCGGCGGCTGCTCCGGCCCGGCGCCCTTCCCGACCTTCGCCGACGGCCACCACGAGGTCCAGCTCTGCGAGGCGATCGCCTCGAGCGCCAGGGGCGGCACCTGGGAATCGGTCGCGTCCTGA
- a CDS encoding FG-GAP-like repeat-containing protein has product MRLLRYSPCLVLLLPSPAASQEAAPFPAFEVQEIDPHAGNVVYAVNVADVNGDDRPDVCALTEDAIVWYESPGWTRHEILKGATQEAAGTRRDNVCFAPLDIDGDGDLDFAIGADWRPTDTQAGGTLFWARQDGPEDWALIPIGGEPTVHRMRWAQIDGEGRPELVVLPLQGRGTSGPDWGAGAGTRVLVFSIPGDPSGDDWPVEVAEDGLHATHNFHPIDRDGDGEEELVIGSWEGVFQLDRGDGGWARSKLGSGNQEAVPNKGASEVKVGRLGDGSEYIGTIEPWHGFQVVVYTEPETAEAPWERRVIDEPLTWGHAVWTANLDGDPAEELIIGQRDPNPEGTANHAGPGVFVYDPVPGSDPIAFTKHAIDDGGVAVEDAMAADLDGDGRPELIAGGRASHNVRIYWNRPAVEAGGDR; this is encoded by the coding sequence ATGCGACTCCTGCGTTATTCCCCCTGCCTCGTGCTCCTGCTCCCATCCCCGGCGGCGTCCCAGGAGGCCGCGCCGTTCCCCGCGTTCGAGGTGCAGGAGATCGACCCGCACGCCGGGAACGTGGTCTATGCCGTGAACGTGGCGGACGTGAACGGCGACGACCGGCCGGACGTCTGCGCCCTGACCGAGGACGCGATCGTCTGGTACGAGAGCCCCGGCTGGACCCGGCACGAGATCCTCAAGGGGGCCACGCAGGAGGCGGCGGGGACCCGCAGGGACAACGTCTGCTTCGCCCCGCTGGACATCGACGGCGACGGCGACCTCGACTTCGCCATCGGCGCCGACTGGCGGCCGACCGACACGCAGGCGGGCGGCACCCTCTTCTGGGCCCGCCAGGACGGTCCGGAGGACTGGGCGCTGATCCCGATCGGCGGCGAGCCGACCGTCCACCGGATGCGCTGGGCGCAAATCGACGGCGAGGGCCGTCCCGAGCTGGTCGTGCTCCCGCTCCAGGGGAGGGGCACGTCGGGACCGGACTGGGGGGCGGGTGCGGGGACCCGCGTCCTCGTCTTCTCGATCCCGGGGGATCCCTCGGGGGACGACTGGCCGGTCGAGGTCGCCGAGGACGGGCTGCACGCGACGCACAACTTTCACCCGATCGACCGGGACGGGGACGGCGAGGAGGAGCTGGTCATCGGCTCCTGGGAGGGGGTCTTCCAGCTCGACCGGGGGGACGGGGGATGGGCTCGCTCGAAGCTGGGATCGGGGAACCAGGAGGCCGTGCCGAACAAGGGGGCGAGCGAGGTGAAGGTCGGCCGCCTCGGGGACGGGAGCGAGTACATCGGGACGATCGAGCCGTGGCACGGCTTCCAGGTCGTCGTCTACACCGAGCCCGAAACGGCCGAAGCGCCGTGGGAGCGTCGCGTGATCGACGAGCCGCTGACCTGGGGCCACGCCGTCTGGACGGCCAACCTGGACGGCGACCCGGCGGAGGAGTTGATCATCGGCCAGCGTGACCCCAATCCCGAGGGGACGGCCAATCACGCCGGCCCCGGCGTGTTCGTGTACGACCCGGTGCCGGGGTCGGACCCGATCGCCTTCACGAAGCACGCGATCGACGACGGCGGGGTCGCGGTCGAGGACGCGATGGCCGCCGACCTGGACGGCGACGGCCGGCCGGAGCTGATCGCCGGCGGCCGGGCCTCGCACAACGTCCGCATCTACTGGAACCGCCCGGCCGTCGAGGCCGGGGGCGACCGCTAA